Genomic DNA from Streptomyces venezuelae:
CGCAGTCGTCGATGCAGTCGGCCGTGGCCTCCTCGACCGTCTCGACCTCGGCGGGCAGCGGCAGGTCCACCGCCTCCGCCTCCAGGACCCGCACGCCGAGGCCGCTGCGCAGCAGCCCCTGGACGACGAGTTCGGCGCTGCGGATGGCCGCGGGCCGCCCGGTGTGCGCGAGCAGGAAGACGGTACGAGCTCGGTTCTCGGTCACTCGGGTCTCGGTCAACGGGGCCCCTCCGCCACGGCACGGTCAACATCCGCCGGGTCCAGCTCATCGGCCCCGGCGCGCAGCCACAGAAAGTACTCGACGTTGCCGGAGGGCCCGGGCAGCGGGCTCGCGGTCACCCCGCGCACCCCGAGGCCGAGCCCCCACGCCTGCCGTGCCACGTTGCGCACGGCGTCCGCCCGCAGTTCGGCGCTGCGCACCACGCCGCCGCTGCCGAGCCGTTCCTTGCCGACCTCGAACTGCGGCTTGACCATGAGGACGAGGTCGGCGTCGGGCGCCGCGCACCGCACGAGGGCGGGCAGCACGAGGCCGAGCGGAATGAAGGAGAGGTCCCCGACGACCACGTCGACGGGGATCCCGTCGATCGCTTCGAGCGTCAACTCGCGTACGTTCGTGCGGTCCTTCACGGTGACCCGGTCGTCGCTCTGCAGCG
This window encodes:
- a CDS encoding TlyA family RNA methyltransferase, which gives rise to MAGVARRRLDAELVRRKLARSREHASQLIAAGRVAVGKTVATKAATQVETAAAIVVTQDDSDPDYVSRGGHKLAGALTAFGPQGLTVEGRRALDAGASTGGFTDVLLRAGAAHVVAVDVGYGQLAWSLQSDDRVTVKDRTNVRELTLEAIDGIPVDVVVGDLSFIPLGLVLPALVRCAAPDADLVLMVKPQFEVGKERLGSGGVVRSAELRADAVRNVARQAWGLGLGVRGVTASPLPGPSGNVEYFLWLRAGADELDPADVDRAVAEGPR